A stretch of DNA from Enoplosus armatus isolate fEnoArm2 chromosome 15, fEnoArm2.hap1, whole genome shotgun sequence:
TTTGCTCTTATTCCCACCCACCgacccctctcctctctctgttcgcCATCTGAGTCCTTGTgtgtggtggtgctggtgtgtgatgtgtgtgtaaagtgttgGTGGTGATGACGACGATGGTTGAGTAGTCGCACATGCACACTGAGGTCAACAGCTGTAGGCCGACCTGGAGGAAGTGATGTGTAACTGTCTTGTGTGTGATGTCAAAGCAAAGCGAgtgccccgcccccctccaaCCGACCCCTGGACAGAAGCCCCACCCTCTCAGATCCGGGACACAATCcaatcttcacacacacaccctcaagTAACGGCTTTTTGAagttaaaaagttttaaaaaaagacaataaacatattttgaatTCTGTAGCTTTAGTACTAAAGTTTTAAatcaagtgtgtttttgtttttgtctgatgttTGTACAGCTTTTTCTTGAATATGTATCTTGTTTGTTGCCAAATTGTGGCCTACATACTTACAGTATATTCCAGCCCCTTCCCCCTACACCTGTAACTCTTATCTAACGGTTACCAAGCTCAGATTGTTGCTGTGGGATACCAGCTTTTAAGCGCTGTATGGTCTGATTGTAATCGTTTCACAGTTCAGTATTACAGCAGATGATCTGTTTGGTTTGTTCATTTTACAAGTTTTTACACCTGCCTACAGTGTTAACTGATCCAAGAAGTTGAAGATTCGTTGTTATCATTGTTCATATCCAGTGCAGTGATGGATTTCCATGTCTGACagatttgtttgaatgtgttttgaatgtttccAGCCATATCATCCCCCACCACCGTTTGTTTATCAATCATTTACCTTTCTCTTGGCTGGCTTGGCAGTCCTCCTGTAAATATCAGAGACAATTGGATCTTTTCTGCAGTGCAGTTGACATCAGTTGCCCTAAAATGCTCtaaaagcctgttttttttttctgtgaacctaaattctttttaataaaataaaatctgtaatCGATTTATGGAccggtgtttgtgtgtgcctttgtttCACAGTATATTTCAAAACAGCTACATTATTTTTTAGTCAAATACATATTTGCTAAAGTTGTCATAGTAGACTTGAACTGTGCAGAGCTTGacagttcatttttgaccttggaaactGCAGTTGAcacaatctcaactcaaggctCACTTTCTTGCTAGTTCTCGAGCTTTTAACAGTTTCACATGATCCTCATCAGAAGACTGAGTTTGCAGCCGCCTCCTTCAAACAACCTGATTTCATCCCTTAAAGCAATACTATGGGGATTTTTAGCtacatcatatttatttttgtcgcatcattaaaacaaaaaacactgcaaattgactgacagtaaaagtaaagaaatcaCACATGGCAATGAGTCcatgatttattttacaaatggCAGAGCCTGCCAGAGGGAAAAGGCACAGTTCCAGGTTGTGAGAATGACTTAACGGAGGACATCAAACACAGGGAGTGCGTCTGAAAGTGCAAACTACTGTACACACCAGAAACCTCAAGAACTAAATACAGTACGTTAACAACTTAGGAAACACTACATGACTACCACTAAAACCATTGTCTTGAcagttgcttgtgtttttttctgttgcattttatCTGCGTTTCGTAATCTGCCCTTTCAGATACAATCTtgttctcaaaatgtcaaatcataCCAACAATAGTGACCAATATGGCCACTACTGACATGACGATGaacttaaaatgtgtgtgaccGATGTATTATTCCGTTCAGGTGCTGTAGAATGTGTTAGGATTTTCCTATTAACATCTTGCATATTAGTGGTAAAGATACACATGCTGATTTTGTTTACAGAGCACCAATATTTTAACACAGTTTATAGTTCAAAACTTAAACAGTGAGCTGGGCGGAAATTTGGAGCAGCTATCAAGCGCTTACAAAATCAGGGTGTTTATCTTTGTATGTTACTTTCAGTGGAGTGGTAAATGACAGTTAAATATGACAACAAACGTCTGCTTGGCAGGCAACGTCTTCATCACGCGGTACCACTGCAGTTTGAATGCAAAGTCAATATAAAGAAAATCCCACAGCGAGTGCCTTTAGATAGTGTTAATGCGGAAACAGTTTGGGTGTGTTTCACAGAGGAATGTTGGCGTGTTTCTTCCAGGGGTTGACCTGCTTCTTGCTGGCCAGCACCTCCAGATCGCGGCAGATCCTCTTGCGAGTGCTCCCCGGCTCAATGATGTCATCCACGAAACCTAAAACAGATAGTGTATTATGCATTATATTGGTGTATGCAGGCCGGCTTTTGGAAAGCTATAAAGAAGTGAGGAAGTTTacctctgacagcagctgggAAAGGGTTGGCGAACTTCTCCACGTATTCagcctctgcctctgcctggTTCTCCTTGCCTCTGAAGATAATCTGAACAGCACCCTGAGAacgacaggaagaaaaaaacggACCATACGTGCTGTCAATtgaaaagggaggaaagagagacaaacagaaacaaaatgagtgtgtttgtaccttGGCACCCATGACAGCGACCTCAGCTGAGGGCCAGGCGTAGTTCACATCTCCTCTCAAGTGTTTGGAGCTCATCACGTCGTAGGCTCCTCCATAAGCCTgggatacacaaacacatacacacaccgagTCATATCACTGTTGTACACTATGTACATATCTATGTACATAGTGTACAACATTTATTCTGACTTTTCCCCCAGATCTAAAACAcacccatttgtttttgtacttgaCAACATTCATTCCCTAACCCCAGAGTTTCACTGCACATCTGCAGGACGCccacatatttatttaatttgccAGTTATAGTCACTTAGCTTTTAGCTCAGGCTTCTATTCTTACATCAGGTTTTAAAGTTTAGAAGTCGATCTAAATCTACATATCAACATGTTTGTCAGTCTTCATTGAGCAAACTTCTCAATCAAGGTATTCAGCACCTCACTGCTACACCACCCATTACACCGATACCACCTCAGCCTCATGTTGAGCCAGGGAAAAGCTTTACCTCTAAACTTCTCCACTAGTTCCATCCAACTTTAACCCCAGCTTAAGTCTAACCTTAATCATACATTATTTTCACTTCATAAGATTTTCCACATCTATCTCTTCCCATTTTGTTCACACATACCTTTCTGGTGATGACTGTTATTTTCGGGACGGTGGCCTCTGCGAAGGCAAACAGCAGTTTGGCTCCGTGTCTGATGATGCCTCCATACTCCTGAGCGGTACCTGTTGACGACAGTCACAGCAGTTATAATAATGGATGCGAGTGTGCACTGTCAGGTGTGACAGTAACTACATTTCAATGCAAGGTAAGCttttggcttgtgtgtgtgtataggtcATAATATAGCAGGTAAGCCAATATTTCTTAGTATTCTAgttaaatggtctcacttatatagcacttttcagcCTTCACAGTTAAGGTCTCATtgacccattcacacaccgatagcaaccgagctgccatgcaaggtgaTAAGGGTAAGATAGAGGTCAGTGTCTTTCTGTGACATGGGATCAAACCCCTAACCCACGCTACccccatgcgacagtgctaaccactgctccaccatgccgcccataaGAGATTACGATACTTGGCTTACTCACAAACCAAAACATGGTTACGTTACTGTAGTATTATATTCATGATTACTGTGAACTTCTTATTTGTTTGTCCCTGGCAGCTAAATATTTTCTGCTAATTATTATTCATGGCGGCAGGGAGACTCACTAGAGAATCATAGCTCAATATCCTAGTCTGATTAAGATGTAGAGTGTGACCGATAGCTGGATTACTCAGTGCAGCAAGTGTCTATCCACTGTGAGATTTTCCAAGAATACCTGGCAGGAAGCCCGGCACATCCACAAAGGTGATGATGGGAATATTGAAGGCATCACAGAAGCGTACAAAGCGGGCTCCCTTCACTGAGGAGTTGATGTCCAAACAACCTGATAAAACGAGACAGAAAGAAATTTTAATCCTtattttcaatttacaatggAGAAGACAGAAGCAAAATGATTCATACAACACTGATAATTTATCTCTTCTGATTTGCCCCCCATACTTTTGTCCCTTCAATTATTTTACTCACCAGAAGCCACTTTGGGCTGGTTACCCACAATGCCTACAGTGCGTCCGTTCATGCGGGCAAATCCCACCACAATGTTCTTGGCGTAGTTGGGCATGATCTCAAAGAAGTCCCTCTCATCCACTATCTGAACAAATGTAGGAAGAAGGGAAACTTTTACTACTTGCAGATATTAAATGTGATGCGGTTGCACATAttagggtgtgtgtttgtgcacatacTGTTTGAATGATGTCCAACATGTCATATGCTTTAGTTGACTCAAGCGGGACGATGGTGTCCAACGAAGGCACCAGACGATCGCTGAAAAAAGTAACGAGATATCAGGCATGAgttgaaattaaaaaacagatattCTCCCATTAAGAACAGGCGATTGGTCATTCTGTATAGCGGTGGTAAAGGTGATTGGTTACCTGGGGTCGTGGCACTCCCTGATGGGGGCAGGGTCCTGATTGCTAAGTGGCAGGAAGTTGAAGAACTCTCGCAGGTTGAGCAAGGCTTCAACGTCATTCTCAAATGCATGGTGAGCCACTCCTGAGAACAAGACAGGAGACACTTTTCAGACCCTGAAGACGACTTCAACTGAAGTCTCTTTGAACTGGAGAACCAATCTCAGATGAGCTATTGCACAGTTTATATGTTGATGTGACAAGTAATCCTGGATCAGCTTTTATACACTCAAAAGGTTTTTAGAAGTAGCCACTGGGATGTAACTGTGACACGTCCAGAGGCAAGATGCCGGTAAACAGAGCCAGAGGCTACTACAGCTCAACATTTAGAGGACGACAAACACCTTGAGATTGACTTTGGAAGTAGGAGGCATTAAATAAAATTCTGGAAAATCAGGGGTGATAAAAGCTTTTCCATGCTAACTAACCAGACACGCTGGTGTGCGTTTTGGCTCCACCGAGCTCCTCTTGAGTCACGTCTTCATTGGTGACAGACTTCACAACATCAGGTCCAGTGATGAACAGGTATGATgtgtcctacacacacacacacacacacacacacacacacacacacacacacactcaattaaTTGTGTATCACCTTATACAGAAACTTGTGTCCACAATTTGTGAAAATTGGTAGATTGCTGACACtttagaaacactgaaacatttgacTTTGGATGACTACTGTggctaaaatgaaataaagtgttgATCATTAGATGATTAGGAATTATGATAAACATTTGGTGGAATGGTATTTCAGCTGTAATTTAGCAACTCCATACCTTAACCATGAAGGTGAAATCTGTCAGGGCGGGGGAGTAGACTGCTCCTCCTGCACAGGGACCCATGATGAGGGAGATCTGAGGGACGACTCCTGAAGCCATCACATTCCTCTGGAACAGGAGaatatatttacttttttatttgttgtgccAAAAAAACCCTATACCTCCAGCCATGTGAATTTTCCAAAGGCTTTTTACAAAACAACCATACCAGGAATATGTCTGCATATCCAGCCAGAGACTCCACTCCTTCCTGGATCCGAGCTCCTCCAGAGTCATTCAACCCAATAACCGGGGCTCCAACTGTCATGGCCTGGTCCATAATCTGAGCACAGAACATTTAAACGTTGTAAATCCAAATGAGTATTTGAAAAGTCTGAGATCAAATAGGAAGAACAAttgacaaaatataaataaacccACAGACATTAAGTAATACTCTCATTGTTGATGAGGACTGTTGACTGAAGGAAAAGACGATGCTTGGTTCAGTTTTGTTTACCTTACAGATCTTCTGTGCATGAGCTCCAGACAGACTGCCACCAAACACAGTGAAGtcctgagagaaagagaaagggcaCGATAGAAAGAATATTACACAGGTGAAACCAAGCTGCTGTGTACTGCCACTGTGATTCTTAGAGTAATTACACATTGTACCTGACTGAAGACATAAACCAGCCTGCCATTGATCCTGCCTCTGCCTGTCACAACGCTGTCACCCGGAAACtacgacagagagagacaaagatatTATGACAGTAAGTATTTCAAACCCCAGAGGAAGGAACGGTTTCTCATTTGCAGTGGATAAAGCATGATGTTGCCGACTTGTGGCCTGCGTGCGACCCGTTACCTTGTTCCTATCCTGCTCCATGTTGAAATCGGAGCAGCGATGCTCCACGAACATGTCCGACTCCACAAAGGACTCCGGGTCCAGCAGAAGCTCCACTCGCTCCCTGGCTGTCAGCTTACCCTGCAACACATTAATACCAAGTTACTACACATTTACATGAAAGAACACTTCACTACGGTTGCATGTTACGAGGATATACGTCATGACAATACAAATTTGTCAACCATCAGACATTTTGCCATTCTGTTAATACTGTCGTACCTATCCCTTTAATGTCTCTGGTTGTATTAGGCCATTGTGGCCAATGTTGTACATCATTTACAAGAGCTGCTTTATAGGTTTAGTACCTTGATATTTCAGGTAAGTTGTAATATGTCACAATATAAGTATGTAAACCCACATGTCAAATGATCTAACTTTTGTCCATCACATTGGGCTGTGGACACTGGAATTGTCAGTTTCAGGTAGCACCTTCATGCATTTCATAAACTGGAACTTCTACCTGAAGTTGGCAGAGGATTAGTactttgctcaagggcactggGAATCAGCAAGATGGAGGTTTATCAACATAGAACATAGCTGAAAGTATCTCAGGTGCCACTGAGTTACAGTTAACCTGAGCAAGGCTACAAAGTAGTTTTTTTAAAGGTCACTTAAAAGTGTGTGAGGAAACGTATTAACACTCCAGCGCAAACCATTGACTATGAGCCCTTGAGCCAAGCATTTCAAATCTCAACCACTCCAGCTGTCAGTTAGCGAAGTGATGAAAAACCGCACACGTGCTAGCGTAAATGCAGGTTAgcgtaaaagaaagaaagtcaatGTTAGCTGACTTTACCCGTTTGTGTTGTGCATCTATTCTCTTCTGACCTCCCCCGACTAGCGCCGCCCTCCGTTTCTTGTCAATCCTCTGCTTAACGGACAGGTGGCTGACAGAATACCAGCGACAGTCCCGTAGCATGTTCGTCTGCGGCACTGCGGCAGCGACTGCGCCATGTTTCACCGGGGCCAAACTCCTGAAAGATATCCTCAACCCGTTTATCAGTCCGCAACTGCTTCGAGCCACACTGAAGGCCGCCATCATTGCCGTGCGCGTTCTCTGGTGACAGCGGGCAGGAAATGAAAGACTGAGATTTGAGCCAATAGCGAATGGGGGGCGAGCTCTCACAACCAATAAAAACGAAGGAATTCGTAGCAAGGGTGAGGGGCGGGACCTGGGGGAGATCAGGTTTTCCTGTAGTTCGTCGTGGCCTGTAatctgaaagtcaagttttttACGCTGTGTGCCCTGCGTTTAGCTTGTCAGGTAGACCTTCCCCTCAGTGTGGGACACCTCTAACTGATTGGCAGTTCTCAACCCAAATATTTCCCTGCTCCTGCACAATATTCACGGGAATATAACAATTTCATCGGTAGAGCTTGTTGGGGACCCGGGGCTTGGCTTGCCTGACAGGTCTGCAACTGGGCAAAATAACCTGGGCTCAATATTCAAGCGTTCAATTACTTAGGCAACAGGCCTTGTTAATAAGACTTAAGCAGACATAGCAGCAGGACAGAAATTGTAAACTATGACAAAAGATGTTATACTGTGATTAAAATAACTTGAAGCCGTTGATATAATGGAATATAAGACCTGCATTTTTCTGGGAAACAATTCAAACAATTTTAAGAGACCACTGCCTCAACTGAATGCCACTGAAATAAACACTTGCCAGTGTTTGTGCATTAAATATAATACAACATTCTCAATTGTGCCTGAATTCATTCTGCATTGCACATTGCGTGGTTCAGAGGTAGGAGGATAACTTTGCTGATTTGAAAGTCACAAAGTATCTGGGTCATTTTCGAAAATTTGAGTTTCCGGTCCCAAACAAATTATAATATGATCTTGAAGGTTCATTCTTGGgcttggaaatagtagtttgactGTTTACTGAGGTGCGGTTGAAGGCTCTAAACATGGGAAGTGGACCTTTCACCTAATTGAATGCCTATTACTAAACGTAAACACCGGAGTAATAGTTAGGCATACATCAAGTTATCCTAAAACACGAATGCTGTGCAAACTGATTACTTTCCCAGACGTattatatgataataaatagATATAACTGACAGAGACAATTAAGTAAGAAAAAAACTGGTGGTATAAACACGTGGAGCATATTTTGCACCATTAAACATGATGATGTTCACTTTTGATTGATCACTTGCAACTTGTTAATTGGGATGTGGAGAGACATGCAACACCCTTTAAAGTTTCAACACACAGCTGCGGTGCTCTGAAGCATGAGGAAGGCGGTGTGGTGTGCACAGAATAGGATGTGATCCCTTCGTACACTACGGTAACCAGGGTAACTAGAGGAAGTCTCGCGTGATGATCATGCCTGTCGAGAGGGGTTGATGCGAGGAAAAGTGGAAAATCGAATGATTGATGCATTTGTAAAACGGCTAGTTAGCTATGTTCCGGTCGCTGCTGGCCAAGTATTATAGCAAAACGTATAAATCTCGCAGGATTTCAATTTACAGCTTGCATTTCCCTCCTTCGCGTGAGATATAAGGCGGCCGCAGGGGGGTAGTGATACGGTTGAATATTCGCTGGCTAATTTGGCTAGCCATGCTAACGCTGTTTAGTTAGCTTTGTTTACATCAAGTGCGCGCCTGGGATCTGGTAGCTAATTGCTAACCAAACGAGTTTGTGATCTTAGCAGTAGCTTTTCGTTCAATTGGGCATCGACGGGGAGACAGTGCTGGATAGTAAATGGGCTCTATGGCTAACTTTGGACCATATTTCGTGCAAAACGTTTGGCTGATGTcgtaagctaacgttagctacataATGCTAACCTTTTGATCATGGGTCGTTTGatcatttgattcaatgttaGCCGTTGGGTAGCGTTGGGAATAATGTGAATAATTATAACCTGGGGTCTAATTGGTCCGAATTAGCTGAAACTCTAATTGTGATCTGAAAGCTTTCGTTGGTGAATAGGAACGACTACGAACCGGTGatgctaactttagctagcCGCCTGCCGAGCTAACGTTGTGCGCGTTTAGCTATAACCGCTTCACCATGTTCGTCGTCTATTATTGTGTCTATTATTAATTCATGTTTAAATCTACATACTGGAGTGGCTGATTGTTGCTCCGCCAGGCCAGTTTATATATCCTCCATCCACTCTGAGACGTGGCTATCTTTAGCTACGTCGCAGAGAGTGGTTGGATTTTTTCCCGGGCCGTGTTTCCCTGAGGCTGCGGCGTACACCGCTATGAACCCCGCGAATGCAACCGCTCTGTACGTGTCCGCCAGTCGGGCCGTGCTGCAGTGTGACCCGCGGCAGCCTCACACCTTCGCAGATATGTACACGCTACTGCCCTTCTTCCGACAGTCCCTCGCATGCCTTGTCTGTGGTAAGCATCCTGAAAATATTAGTGTATAATTACAATACATATCACTCCCTCTAATGATGTTTTGTGTCATCCCGTTGCAAGATTATCAGCGGTTTCGTACCGCAAATTAGATACACACtgctgaaatgaatgagtgTTTCATAACCTTACTATTCATATTGACTGAAGTGTCCGTGGGCGTGCGTGTGCTGGCAGCAGTTGACACGATTTGTCGTGCTCACCACCGTGGTCGCCTTAGCAACCAAGGCTGAGCCCCAGTCATCTGTCCTCTTGTCAAGACAGATgactcctctgttgttgtgtctgcTGCAGAGCCATGTGTTTTCTATTCATGCTTTATTTGCTCACTCTGCTTAGCTAGTGGAATATCAACACTGGCACAGCTTGCATTTAGAGATGGGCAATATTGACAGAATGATATATGACAGTATTTCTGACCTCTGTCGATTATGCAATGGTGTTTTTGGCATGCTTATTTGTGCTTTCATGCAATATTTATTTAGGTTGGGTGGTGTAAGCAGTAATGTGAACATAATGATTACGCAGGTTGGAGACGCCTTTGTTTATCTCAATAAACTGGGACAGATAcattcagagaaagagaaacaccaACAATTAAGTTTtagaaacaattaaaaacacagattggattttggactgttggtgagacaaaacaagatatttgaagaaGACACCTTAGGCTCTGGTAAATTGTGatagacatttttcattgtcttctaatcttttacagaccaaatggttaatcagaaaaataattggcTGGTTAATCACTTCTAATAGTAATTACAACAGGTTTTATAGAGGCATGGCGGTGAATGGAAATTACTTTAAATGACTCTAGTCCAGCTAGTTGATTGTGCCATTGTAGTGCAGAGTAGATAAACACGTGGATTAACAACTCgctcttgtttttgtctcaggTAAACTGCTCCAGGATCCCATTTCCCCAACACATCCAGAGTGTCAGCATTATGTCTGCTTGGGCTGTAAAGGCCAAAAGATGCAGATCAGGCCGTCATGCAGCCGCTGTAAGGACTATTCTTGCTTCCAGGAGAACAAACAGCTCTCCTTGCTGGTGCAATGCTACAGGAAACTCTGCCTCTATGTAACTCACTCGCCATTGCTGCAGTTGATCAGCAGCCATGTAGGAGGGTCTCCAGATGTTATGGCCTTGCTAGAGGAGGTGCTAATGTCACATGAAGAGGAGGTAGAGACGGAGGACCCAAGCCTAGCACAGGAAGATGTGAATCCCTCTGCCCACGAGTCCCTTACCCCCACAGAGGCACCACCTGCTCCTGCAGAGCTGTCAGCTGTACCACAGTGCTCCTCCTCTGACCCTCCCTGTTCCAATGGACCACAGGAATGCAATGGAGAAGTGCTTGAGGACCTGGTTCCCTCGTCTCCTGAGCTGGAAGTATGCGAGCTGGTAGAGGAGCAGCCACAGGCAGGCCTGTCTGTGTCCAATACTGGTTGTGGTGGTCTGGAACTGAGTCTGACCACTGGACCTTTAGCCCCAACTCCAGGCACTGTGTGCTCACTCAGGGATGGGGAATCTAGCAgcagggagctggaggagggggaggtgttGCTTCTCAGTGTGGAGGAGGTGTTACAGACTTTGGATCCCCTTCAGCCCGGTCGAGTTTCTCCTCATACACAGTCGGAAAGAAcgcacactcacgcacacataACCACGGACAGAGCGCATGCTCAAATGTACATACAGCTGGACGCAGCTCACAACTACACACAGATTCGAACAGACAGGACTAACACAGTGGCAAGCCATGGtgcttacatacacacatcctcTTTCGATCCTACTCCTAACTCCAAGCCCCCGCCAGTCCGCCTTAAACGTAAACGGTCTCGTTCAGAGAGTGACAGGGAGAAGGTGAAACCCCTCCCTATCGCCTCCATCCTGCAGGGCTCCTCCTCACATTTACACAATCCCAACCCCTCGCAGACActgcacacgcaaacacacacaccctccttaACTGTAccagcacacacatactcttCCCTTCCTAATGGGGGGCTTCCCAAGCCCAGTCGCCCTGCGCAGAACCACAATAAAGGTGCCAGGAAGCATGTTGATCCGGGCCTTAAGAAGCCCCATGCGAAGGCCCGCAGTGGTGGAGGCTCCAAGAACAAGGACGGAAGCAAAGACCAACGGTTGATGTCGGGCTGCCTTGTGCCCCCAGCGCCTGTTAGGCCTCCATATAAAAAGCCAGTGGAGAAGAAAGGCTGTAAGTGTGGCAGGGCCACCCAGAATCCATCTGTGCTGACCTGCAGGGGGCAACGCTGTCCCTGCTACTCAAACCGCAAGGTGAGACTGTGACCATTGCATAAATGGAATGTTTGGGGGTtagttttttattgattttactgTCCGCAAGCTAAATTAGTTTTGGCATCATTATGTGATTAGGTGTATATTATTGTTGTAACAATTTTATCTAGTGTAAGTGTAACATTTGTTAATAAAACTATattacaatatacaatatatttaatatgGACACCTGGAAGATTAGTTAACTAATGGGAATTCAAATGAACAAACTATAAATTGTAAGACTAATAATTGGCCTGTCTCAAAgcttacattttacatttttaaaccacatttttaGAGAGCAGTACATGTCTAAATTGCCCATTTATCATTAAATTAATGCACTACCACGCTGTTCTTATTCACTGCATTCTCAAAGTTACTCTGGGTTGGAGCAGGAATAATGTTACATTGGTGTGATACAAATACACTAATATTCCTTGTCTATTTTTTGTAATCTTTCTCAGGCATGCTTGGATTGTATCTGTCGAGGTTGCCAGAACTCCTACATGGCCAATGGTGAGAAGAAGCTAGAGGCCTTTGCCGTGCCAGAGAAAGCCTTGGAGCAGACGCGGCTCACACTCGGCATCAACCTCACCAGCATCACGGCAGCCGCGGCACTCCGCACCCCACCAACCACCAGCATCCGCACGAACACCCTCCTCAATGTCGCCACCGCAACGGGGACCCCTGTGACCACGGCCTTCCTGTCCCCCAGCCCCCCGCAAGAGCCCAACTATGAGGATAGCCTGGAGCTGCTGATCGGATGAGAGGCTGGgactcaaaaaaaacaaaaacaacacagacagctCGGTGCtgattgaatgtgatggctgatCATTGTGTCCGTCAGACAACCTgtacccccccctcctccctccaggGGGGAGGAGATATAAGGCAGCTATGGGTCTGTCCTGTCCTGTAActtgctcttcttctgtgttggAAAATGCTGAGTAGTAAGACTAGCATGGGTGTGCCAAAGCCTCCTGTATTGTGcctgtgtgctggtgtgtgttgttGCCTGCCTGTAGTTAAACACTTATACTCGGTTCCAAGGCTGTTCTGTACTTCAGAGGTGCTTTTCGTTCAAAGACCACAGACATACTGTAAGAGGCAATAGGAACCCATaccagtttttgtgtttgttagtgtgtgtgcacacaattatagatttgagtgtgtgcgtatgtgtgatTATTGGTGCataatgacaacaaaaactGCATCA
This window harbors:
- the msl2a gene encoding E3 ubiquitin-protein ligase MSL2a, with amino-acid sequence MNPANATALYVSASRAVLQCDPRQPHTFADMYTLLPFFRQSLACLVCGKLLQDPISPTHPECQHYVCLGCKGQKMQIRPSCSRCKDYSCFQENKQLSLLVQCYRKLCLYVTHSPLLQLISSHVGGSPDVMALLEEVLMSHEEEVETEDPSLAQEDVNPSAHESLTPTEAPPAPAELSAVPQCSSSDPPCSNGPQECNGEVLEDLVPSSPELEVCELVEEQPQAGLSVSNTGCGGLELSLTTGPLAPTPGTVCSLRDGESSSRELEEGEVLLLSVEEVLQTLDPLQPGRVSPHTQSERTHTHAHITTDRAHAQMYIQLDAAHNYTQIRTDRTNTVASHGAYIHTSSFDPTPNSKPPPVRLKRKRSRSESDREKVKPLPIASILQGSSSHLHNPNPSQTLHTQTHTPSLTVPAHTYSSLPNGGLPKPSRPAQNHNKGARKHVDPGLKKPHAKARSGGGSKNKDGSKDQRLMSGCLVPPAPVRPPYKKPVEKKGCKCGRATQNPSVLTCRGQRCPCYSNRKACLDCICRGCQNSYMANGEKKLEAFAVPEKALEQTRLTLGINLTSITAAAALRTPPTTSIRTNTLLNVATATGTPVTTAFLSPSPPQEPNYEDSLELLIG
- the pccb gene encoding propionyl-CoA carboxylase beta chain, mitochondrial isoform X1: MMAAFSVARSSCGLINGLRISFRSLAPVKHGAVAAAVPQTNMLRDCRWYSVSHLSVKQRIDKKRRAALVGGGQKRIDAQHKRGKLTARERVELLLDPESFVESDMFVEHRCSDFNMEQDRNKFPGDSVVTGRGRINGRLVYVFSQDFTVFGGSLSGAHAQKICKIMDQAMTVGAPVIGLNDSGGARIQEGVESLAGYADIFLRNVMASGVVPQISLIMGPCAGGAVYSPALTDFTFMVKDTSYLFITGPDVVKSVTNEDVTQEELGGAKTHTSVSGVAHHAFENDVEALLNLREFFNFLPLSNQDPAPIRECHDPSDRLVPSLDTIVPLESTKAYDMLDIIQTIVDERDFFEIMPNYAKNIVVGFARMNGRTVGIVGNQPKVASGCLDINSSVKGARFVRFCDAFNIPIITFVDVPGFLPGTAQEYGGIIRHGAKLLFAFAEATVPKITVITRKAYGGAYDVMSSKHLRGDVNYAWPSAEVAVMGAKGAVQIIFRGKENQAEAEAEYVEKFANPFPAAVRGFVDDIIEPGSTRKRICRDLEVLASKKQVNPWKKHANIPL
- the pccb gene encoding propionyl-CoA carboxylase beta chain, mitochondrial isoform X2, with protein sequence MLRDCRWYSVSHLSVKQRIDKKRRAALVGGGQKRIDAQHKRGKLTARERVELLLDPESFVESDMFVEHRCSDFNMEQDRNKFPGDSVVTGRGRINGRLVYVFSQQLGFTCVIFFLSCPFSFSQDFTVFGGSLSGAHAQKICKIMDQAMTVGAPVIGLNDSGGARIQEGVESLAGYADIFLRNVMASGVVPQISLIMGPCAGGAVYSPALTDFTFMVKDTSYLFITGPDVVKSVTNEDVTQEELGGAKTHTSVSGVAHHAFENDVEALLNLREFFNFLPLSNQDPAPIRECHDPSDRLVPSLDTIVPLESTKAYDMLDIIQTIVDERDFFEIMPNYAKNIVVGFARMNGRTVGIVGNQPKVASGCLDINSSVKGARFVRFCDAFNIPIITFVDVPGFLPGTAQEYGGIIRHGAKLLFAFAEATVPKITVITRKAYGGAYDVMSSKHLRGDVNYAWPSAEVAVMGAKGAVQIIFRGKENQAEAEAEYVEKFANPFPAAVRGFVDDIIEPGSTRKRICRDLEVLASKKQVNPWKKHANIPL